In Rissa tridactyla isolate bRisTri1 unplaced genomic scaffold, bRisTri1.patW.cur.20221130 scaffold_47, whole genome shotgun sequence, the genomic stretch agccaggagaagtgattatcctgctctgctcagcaccttttacaccacaccctgcccagtgacagtgagacaagggcaaacaggaaccagctcactggagggccaccaaggtggTAACCCTGccattgtccttcaagtgtttgtgtgatttcactaacagcagcagcatatacaacaacaaaaaaacatgaatgcaacaacatcattgatctgcctaaatataaatacctgcactggagcagtctacatctgtggtagcccctctgggcaatgacagtggaatcaaagaatcacagcatcacagaacagtaggggttggaaggtttgaagaggtaagACCTGTTCagatgatgtttagacttctgtgacactgactgtgaaaacattcatgagaggcctttaccctatttagAATGAGTAACCTGAAGCCCTACGGCTacctctaagtgaaggtagtTGGGTAGAAAACACCGAGGGAAATGagcaagacaaattgtagcagggctgagcagagaggaaggatcacctccaccgacctgctggcagtgctcttcctagcgcagcccagaaagcctttggccacctttgctgcaaaggtacaaagcctggagaagagaaggcttttgggagacctaatatcagccttcccacatcttcttggctgtCACCATGAAAAAGAATGCAGGCTCTTCACTATTGTGggtgatgggaggatgagggccaatggcatcagctgaaacaaatgggCAAACCTTTCTCTCTGTCAAGACAGGCAATCATTGGAgaagatttcccagagagcttgtgtcatctccgcctttggagcttttcaagcccaaaatgaaggaagccctgagcaacctggtctgacccgaCAGCTGgtcctgctgtgagcaggagggtggTCTAGAGATCTCCTCACCTTCCTTCCGGCATGAACGATTCTGTGTTTCAGTCCACCATCTTTCCtacatgaggggagggaaatcagtcaggttcctggtgacctCAGAAGTCAACCAGAAAATCCCATCAGATGATCTGGGACTTTCTTGTCCCACTCCAGGCATAGTTACTCAGGTGCGGGGCTGCAAACAGCCCTGATCTTTTACATtgcttcaccatttctttttccctcttttcccactcaCAAGCTCTACCCTTGACCATCCTTGTACCCTCCCATGCAAATAGCCCACCTctatttaccctttcctccatggtcctagtttggcttcctttgtacttccatttggtgtttctgagcttttcaccatgggaatgtgtaccttggtgaacaatgcCATTGATCAAGTGCCTACCTTTTATATCACAGGACACAGtagtgtcctgcgattcctcatgctgcTATCTTGTCAGAGGCACcacatgtcagggagagccatctgcacgcacacatgaacgactggcccaatggagcttcattcctgggggaccctggaAAACTCTGGGATTCAGCAAATAGAAAGCTCACatagttttacaaggagaagtggccaggcctttcctgggggcaggattaCCCCACAGATGAGGGCATGCTGTGACCTGACTGGGCGAGGACTGACCccgaggagaagggcctgggcattacgagggatgcaactttagccagtggtacatgcggaccgtcaactggactagctgcacacagggttgcattagggggcacacggccacccagacaaggcattTATCAgcccccttgacccagcactggtgtggccacagcTGGActcgtgtgtctgtgtgtgggactctctgttctgaaggaaggaggaggaactggagaagctccaaaggacattggAGTTTGGGGCCTGTGTGGAGAAGCTGatggagctgggcttctgtaccttttgaagtggaggcccagggctctctagcagtagcctgcacctgcttgaagggtggcttcagaggtGGTGGAGCTTTTCCTggtagggggaagagaaggaaacctcaacaaAGTGCAGCTTGGAATGTtcggactgcatgtgaggaaaaagaaatctcactcaagtggttgcactgtggtgcaagaggtcacccagagagagtctggatcagcccatggctttgtgtttcaaggaacatccggtgagagtggagagacatcagtacagatatggaaatgccggggtgagagcgatgtgggaaagcatcatgggtgtctgcagcctgcaaggaaagaggtgcaggcatgggacagtgatggtcagcctgcagcagagatggcccagggctctggcaaggctaaaaagcccaacagcaccaaggtctttctccccttggctatggcagttggCTCTGCCACCGAGGCAcaacagaagaaactttattttgaggctctggaCTTGGTTTCTTCTTCACCATCACATGGGGGAGCCTTTAGGTGTTGCACAGTTTCCCTAcacttggccttgctcaccctcacaccccactgcccccaggaagagccctgagccacacctgaggggcaggatctgccttcccagggcctgagggtcaggtttggccttgctgcttcatcaaacaaaggaacagttttctcttcattgcagccacctgcactgtgcctttgccttcctgcaatcacagcctccagctatctcctctaatgagtccatggggagactttgtcagcagtggccctcagtggggtccattaatgcttccaggtactttgagttttgcttctgaatcttgagcagttttttcaatcttctctcagtatctgaggttcatGGCCTCAGAGCTAAATCCACCACGGGgctcattaaagtacagaaagccctaacgAGCtatctctcttccttcaatttccttcaagtcttcaatacttctacagctaattggggtttttttcatagtgtagttaagaaggaagatttcaaagagaacctaataatttttttattactattactattttaaatttatttttcagtttagagaaggGATGATGGAAGTCTTCTGcaattgatattgatccagagggtctcctcaggaggtctggatggctaggaaaagcagtcccttgaggtgacactgtatggacatccttgctcctcacccccacaaccccaccatctctCTCATTGGCCAGCTGGGATTTACATCACTTTTCCTTCCaccagacttctccactgatctctgcagctggatgttacagctccattgcaccagctcccacccgaTCTCCCTAGAGACccggctgcacccaggcacagaaggatttttcctctttgcaagcaaagaaaaataaagaataatcatgtttgataaacaccaaaacaccctctgcagccatatgcCAAGTAcaagctgcctctaatgaggttgcttttctacgagggataatcttatgagaaaCAGGTACAAACAGATAGGTATAAAGAGTTGGCCACAGGAGCTAATTAGACTGAACGACAGGGAAACTTTTACCTACATGAAGCtcgaagcagcagctggatgactGACAGGGACctgaatgaacaaagagtaagagaaggagaaaacGGGAGTGTAACTGAAAAGGCCTTTGTCTAGAGAGTCTGCAACAGAaaagatgactttagaaatggtcattgtATCAGGACAGGTGAAAACATATGAAAGAATAGAGAAATTAAGTACACCGTATAACAGGCAGAATAGTGATCATGAAGTTACAGGGGAAGATTGAGATTTCTGTGGAATATCCTTTTTGACATGTCATGGGCTTGGTAGAGGTCTCTCGTGAGAGACGACAAGCCAATGTTGCACCCAACtctgaaagaaaccaaaagggCAACCCCGGGAACTACAGGCTGTACCAGCTCAGTTTGGTGAGGAGTAAACCATCGATATCTCTTGGGTGATATTTCTGGGCACCTAAGAGAGAAGACCATGTCCAAAAGCAGCAAGCCTGGACTTTCAAGGAGCGAGTAACATCCTTTATGCAGGAGGGGAGAAGAGTGGATGTCGTTCACTTCAACTTCAGCAAGATTTTTGACACGATCTCTCTTGTACTCAAGTTAGGACAGTACAGTCTGGAAGGGCAGACAAACGGATGGTAAAACACCAGTTGGATGATGAGGCTGGGAGAGCAATGGTGAAGGGCTCATACCCTACCTGgaggccactgggacatactggggcacTGTGGGGCAGCACAGGAAGCTCTCCTGGGCCCTGTTCAGTTTAGCACCTGTATCCATGACCCAAAGGAGGTAACTCCCACCATGTTAAACAAGAACAAAGGCtgcattctgcacctgggatgaaataatgctGGACACAATACAGACTGGCAGAGGAGTGgctagaaagcagccctgcagagagggatctgggggcgctggtcgacagcaggctcgatgggagtcagcagtgtgccctggcagccacgagggcaaactgcatcctggggtgtgTCACACACAGCATAAGCAGCTGGtggttatcccactgtattcagcgcTGATGCGACCTCaaccttgagcactgtgtgcagttctgggccccacaatgtAAGAAGGCTGTGAAGGTACccaaatgtgtccagaggagggcaacaaagctggggaaagggctggaaggcatgtcctgtgaggagcggctgaggactctggctttgttcagtttagagaaaagaaggctgaggggcgacctcattgctctctacagggtcctgaggaggggaagtagagagggaggtgctgagctcttcttcctCATACCCAGTGATAGGACGCACGGGATGCTTtgtcaggagaggtttagactggacagaAGGCAGCAATTCTTTCCcaaaagggtggtcaaacactggaacaggcttcctagagaggcggTCGACGCCTTGTGTTTAAGTGTTTAAGAGGCCCATCGGTGTTTAAGAGGTGTTTGGACAATGCCCTaaataacatgatttttcttttggtcagccctgaagtgctcaggtatttggactagatgatcattgtaggtcccttccaaccgaacgattctattctattctattctattctattctattctattctattctattctattctattctattctattctatatataCACCTGTAGAGGGTGGATCCCTCCAGAAGCTCTGCTTGGAAACTCAGCCCCTGGATACCAGCCTACCCAGTTGCAGCCACAGCTCCATTCCAGATGCTGGTACAGACCACCCCagtcacacgcacacacacgcacatgaaCTCTTAAGTCCAGTCACTCCAGTCTCTCCGGTTCTGGCACTATTGGCATACGGGCTGTCTGACCTCCTGGTCCTGCTCCGGCTGCTGCACTCACACCACCGTGCTCACACGTTCACACAGAAGATTCACTCACATGGAAAAGAGTTAGAAGTTTAATGaggagacaggacagactgcactgGTCGTGTCCTCCCCTAAACTTCCCATAATAAGTGGGACAAGGTGTTCATTCCTCAGGAGCCTGTAATTTGGGTTCCCATCTGCCACTGTGCCTTTGTGCTCTTCTTGGTTTCTGGAGATGGGTTCCAGGCAGTTCTCCTGTGATGggtctgggagcagctggggcagggcatTAACATTTGATAGCAGATCATGGGAATTGCTGTCCAGAAATGCATCGTGATAAGGCAAAAAGCTTTATTGTTGCACGGGCAATGGCTTCATTCCGGGCCAGTATCACGGTCTTGTTTCTTAGACTATAAATGAACGGATTTAAGAATGGGTACAGGACAGTGTTTAGCAAAGCTACCATTCTGTTTGCCTGTGAGGAAACGTGTTCTGAAGGATGCACATAGAGAGCAATGCAGCGCGCATAGGCAATGGCCAAGGTGGTGAGATGGGAAGAACATGtagtgaaagcttttttcctcccagaggcTCCTGGAAGGTGTAGAATACAGAAAAGGATGCCTGTGTAAAATGCCGGAGTTAAACATAAGGAACCCAGCATgacaaatgataataaaatagaGTCCATTTTCCCAAGCAGGCTGGTGTCAGAGCAGGACAATTTGAACAAGGGGGAGCTGTCGCAAAACAAATGGTGGATCTTGTTTGAGCCCCAGAAAGTCAGCTTGTAGAGGAGGACCAGGCAGTAACTCAAGAGTGTGGTGCCCATGACCCAAGCAGCAACAACCAGGTGGATGCAGAGCTGAGGCTTCATGATTGCAGCATAACGCAAACGCtggcagatggcaacgtagcggtcaaaGGACAGGACAACAAGTAGAACAAACTCTGTAGTGCCCAGGGCAAAACAGAAACAGGATTGGGCAAAGCAGCTGCTTAGTGAGATTGTTCTCCTACCAGAACCCAGGATCACAAGCAATTTGGTGCTTGTGGAGGATGTAAACCAGATTTCCAGGAAGGACAGATTGCTGATGAGAAAGTACAGGGGGGTTTGCAGGTGGTGACCCACGCGCACAAGGAAAATGATGGTTGCGTTCCCCATCACTGTCGTCAGGTATATGAGCAGAAGGACCAGAGAGAGAAATAGCTGTAGTCTTTGATCAATCTAATctaattagatcaattagatattcacaagtccatgggccccgatgggatgcacccgagagtgctgaaggagctgggggaaggcattgctgggccgctctccatcatctttgaaaggtcctggagaacaggcgaggtgcctgagaactggaggaaagccaacgtcactccagttttaacaaaaggcaagaaggaggagccggggaactacaagccagtcagcctcacctccatccctggaaagatgatggaacagctcgttctgggcgtcatctcaaggcatgtggaggaaaagaaagctatcagaagtactcaacatggattgaccaaggggaaatcatgtgtGACTAATCTGaaagccttctatgatggcatgactggatggatagatgaggggagggtggtagatgtggtctaccttgacttgagtaaggcgttcaacacggtctcccacagcatcctcatagggaagcttaggaagagtgggcttgataaATGGACGGtaaggtggacagataactggttggaagacagagctcagagggtcatgattaggggcacagggtctagttggaggtcagcgatgagtggtgttccccaggggtcagtactggctccagtcctcttcaatatattcatcaatgacctggatgaggggatagagtgcaccctcagcaagtttgccgatgacacaaagctgggaggggtggctgacacaccggaaggctgtgccaccatccagagagacctggacaggctggagagttgggcagagaggaaccttaggagattcaatgagggcaagtgtagggtgctgcacctggggaggaataaccccctgcaccaggacaggttggggtgacctgctggagagcaactcagctgaaagagacgtgggagtcctggtggacaacaggatgaccatgagccagcaatgcgccctggtgcccaagaaggccaatggcatcctgggctgcatcaagaagagtgtggccagcaggtggtgggaggtcatcctccccctctactctgccttggtgaggccacacctggagtactgtgtccagttctgggctccccggttcaagagggacagggaactgctggagaggggacagcaaagggctaccaagatgctgaggggactcgaacacctctcttatgaagaaaggctgagggatttgggtctcttcagtctggaaaaaagacggctgaggggggaccttatcaacacttataaatactgaaagggtggctgtcaggaggatggcgccaggctcttttcagtggtgcccagggacaggacaagaggtaatgggcacaaacttgagcataggaagttccagctaaacatgaggaggaacttcttgactttgagggtggcagagccctggcacaggctgcccagagaggtgggggagtctccaactctggagacattccaaacccacctggatgcgttcctgtgcaacctgctctgggtgaccctgctctggcagggggttgggctggatgatctccagaggtccctgccaaccctgtgattctatgaaagtgccAAAAT encodes the following:
- the LOC128903564 gene encoding olfactory receptor 49-like, encoding MGNATIIFLVRVGHHLQTPLYFLISNLSFLEIWFTSSTSTKLLVILGSGRRTISLSSCFAQSCFCFALGTTEFVLLVVLSFDRYVAICQRLRYAAIMKPQLCIHLVVAAWVMGTTLLSYCLVLLYKLTFWGSNKIHHLFCDSSPLFKLSCSDTSLLGKMDSILLSFVMLGSLCLTPAFYTGILFCILHLPGASGRKKAFTTCSSHLTTLAIAYARCIALYVHPSEHVSSQANRMVALLNTVLYPFLNPFIYSLRNKTVILARNEAIARATIKLFALSRCISGQQFP